The Zingiber officinale cultivar Zhangliang chromosome 9A, Zo_v1.1, whole genome shotgun sequence genome window below encodes:
- the LOC122021143 gene encoding WRKY transcription factor 71-like, protein MAEDIIKKDHDHFPFYFNGEAFDTSRKIEIEDGIATQHQMMPNSSMSSSTTEPIGHEEERKMAKGDDDEVGLEHKKKKVTSNKSKKQREKRQREPRFAFMTKSEVDHLEDGYRWRKYGQKAVKNSPFPRSYFRCTTPKCNVKKRVERSHEDPMTVVTTYEGKHNHYSTSNFHGGNCIDLLMSPPSSLTNMPTMFLNHQVVASPMKPSTCSYVDDLPPPQNLQVVHDYGLLEDIVPSLFNQQ, encoded by the exons ATGGCAGAAGATATCATAAAGAAGGATCATGATCACTTCCCCTTTTACTTCAATGGAGAGGCTTTTGATACAAGTAGAAAGATCGAGATTGAAGATGGCATAGCAACGCAACATCAAATGATGCCCAATTCCTCGATGTCTTCTTCTACCACGGAACCGATAGGCcatgaggaagagaggaagatggCAAAAGGAGATGATGATGAAGTTGGCCTTgagcacaagaagaagaaagt GACTAGTAACAAATCAAAGAAACAAAGAGAGAAAAGGCAAAGAGAGCCGAGATTTGCTTTCATGACCAAAAGTGAAGTTGATCATCTTGAAGACGGCTATCGATGGAGGAAGTATGGCCAGAAGGCGGTCAAAAACAGTCCATTTCCAAG AAGCTATTTTCGATGCACTACTCCAAAATGCAACGTGAAGAAGAGAGTGGAGAGATCACATGAAGATCCGATGACCGTTGTCACCACCTACGAAGGGAAACACAACCATTATAGCACTTCAAACTTTCACGGTGGAAATTGCATCGACCTATTGATGTCGCCGCCCTCTTCGCTAACAAACATGCCAACAATGTTTCTCAACCACCAAGTAGTAGCATCTCCCATGAAACCTAGTACATGTTCGTATGTCGATGACCTACCTCCACCACAGAATCTCCAAGTAGTCCACGACTACGGTCTCTTGGAAGACATCGTGCCATCGTTATTCAATCAACAATAA